The Candidatus Lokiarchaeota archaeon genome window below encodes:
- a CDS encoding ferritin, with protein sequence KTEWESPLEVFQDAYEHEMKVTKRIFKIGELADELGDRSVEPLLAWFYDEQVEEEEQTARIRDLLKMIGDSKNALFMLDQKLGARED encoded by the coding sequence AAGACGGAGTGGGAATCGCCCCTTGAAGTGTTTCAAGATGCGTATGAGCACGAAATGAAAGTGACAAAGCGAATTTTCAAAATCGGTGAACTGGCTGATGAGCTAGGTGACCGAAGCGTTGAGCCACTACTGGCTTGGTTCTATGACGAGCAGGTAGAGGAAGAGGAACAGACAGCAAGAATTAGAGATCTTCTCAAGATGATTGGGGATTCGAAGAATGCTCTCTTCATGCTCGACCAGAAGCTAGGAGCCAGAGAAGACTAG